The Elaeis guineensis isolate ETL-2024a chromosome 11, EG11, whole genome shotgun sequence genomic interval CTTCACTTGATCTGCCACTAGCTGCAAATCTATATAGATCTTAAGCTTCTGTATCCCAAGCTCCTTGGTGATCCTTAGTCCTGCTAGGATGGCCTTATACTCAGCTTCGTTGTATGTAGTTGGGAAATCAAACCTCAGAGCATATTTTGCAATAAATTCCTCTGGTCCTAGAAGTAACAGTCCAGTTCCTGATCCTGCTACATTAGACGAACCATCTACATGTATTATCCAGGAGTCAGTCAA includes:
- the LOC140852386 gene encoding uncharacterized protein: MTELGSSEKLTDSWIIHVDGSSNVAGSGTGLLLLGPEEFIAKYALRFDFPTTYNEAEYKAILAGLRITKELGIQKLKIYIDLQLVADQVKGDFEAREENMKKYLQKVKDLTSKFFYFDIQQIPRSENSRADLLSKLATTSFPNGLPKEHSLKF